The following proteins are encoded in a genomic region of Drosophila bipectinata strain 14024-0381.07 chromosome XL, DbipHiC1v2, whole genome shotgun sequence:
- the LOC108127071 gene encoding zinc finger protein 567 isoform X2, producing MTHIRNHSAERKFVCTYCHKGFTQAANLRNHERIHTNDRPYQCVDCGKTFTQITNLNNHRRLHTGERPFVCNEPECGRSFAQVTNLNNHMKSHHKVQQYCCNVCNKKFTQVTSLNQHLQAHAGVTGYYCPRCPDKNFKLQSQLHTHMKTHGLAFPYECGKCDEKFLQQAHLDQHLKMHDEFKYKCDICPSSFNQESLLKKHVQRHVEGRYLSCPVANCTESFAVRQHLSKHLLTSHSHHELPPPKRSKKTVTLQAPQQPLAMIGQPLSLQHTTGQRGRPPKNKNKAALAPTAIKIEINEPLHSQHIISNASGLSIQQQISQHIQHQAQQQQQQQQQQQQQQQQAAQQQQHLHLPMGQAVKARFIPTK from the exons ATGACGCACATACGAAATCACTCGGCGGAGCGTAAGTTTGTGTGCACCTACTGCCACAAAG GCTTTACGCAGGCGGCCAACTTGAGGAATCACGAACGGATCCACACCAACGACCGGCCCTACCAGTGCGTGGATTGTGGCAAGACCTTCACACAGATCACCAACCTGAACAACCACCGACGCCTCCACACCGGCGAGCGTCCCTTTGTGTGCAATGAGCCGGAATGTGGTCGCAGTTTCGCCCAG GTGACGAATCTGAACAATCACATGAAGTCACACCATAAGGTGCAGCAATATTGTTGCAACGTTTGCAACAAGAAATTCACGCAGGTGACATCGCTGAATCAGCACCTGCAGGCGCATGCCGGCGTTACTGGATACTACTGCCCCCGTTGCCCGGACAAGAACTTCAAGCTGCAGTCCCAGCTGCATACGCACATGAAGACCCACGGTCTGGCGTTCCCCTATGAGTGCGGCAAGTGTGACGAGAAGTTCCTGCAGCAGGCGCATCTGGACCAGCACCTCAAGATGCACGACGAGTTCAAGTACAAGTGCGACATCTGTCCCAGTAGCTTCAATCAGGAGTCGCTGCTGAAGAAGCACGTCCAGCGGCATGTCGAGGGTCGGTACTTGTCCTGCCCGGTGGCCAATTGCACCGAATCGTTCGCCGTGCGCCAGCACCTGTCCAAGCACCTGCTCACCAGCCACTCGCATCACGAACTGCCGCCGCCGAAGCGCTCCAAGAAGACTGTCACCCTGCAGGCGCCCCAACAGCCCCTGGCGATGATCGGTCAGCCCTTGTCCCTCCAGCACACGACGGGGCAGC GAGGACGTCCACCCAAAAATAAGAACAAGGCGGCACTGGCCCCCACGGCCATTAAAATCGAAATCAACGAGCCGCTCCACAGCCAGCATATCATCAGTAACGCCAGTGGCCTATCCATCCAGCAGCAGATTAGCCAGCATATCCAGCATCAagcgcaacagcagcagcagcaacaacaacaacaacagcagcaacaacaacaggcggcgcaacagcaacaacatcttCACCTGCCGATGGGGCAGGCGGTGAAGGCGCGTTTCATACCCACTAAGTAG
- the LOC108127075 gene encoding TBC domain-containing protein kinase-like protein, translating into MASKQESRLCALTFFAKLHPGDVCGSNGLPLTPNSIAILGRAQKLKDLQDEHLCQYLDVIRGKHERTIVVSEYMGLSLEDYAKRQHPMALGQILRIFYQVACGIDVLSRHHLVAHNLEPKHILISRDGRQVKLFNYGLHHMTKGGCYVPFPIGNIRYMAPERVLGLNGNIKSDVWAMALLMVEFIFQIELWPKLKLSNVIRKILAFGRSNGVLEKIAREHQCYDRYVALDKELQQLLESCLHVSPKKRPLPGELLKHPLFEAIASEMSKENELLESLEKEPVPLLLRCPLSQIYHLWQLAGGDVQAELKKEGLIRSEAPILGLPQIVRLSGVSVCPGRSQAQLMDDRVVPLRLQALLQRLSRLPANVYFPLLHSPRFPAQNARELQELPLVIREKDIEYQFQRVRLFTRLLQGHPHTAEHLQREALVDVPPLLRGPIWAALLEVVPNGSYWKIDKYTATSTDRQIEVDIPRCHQYDELLSSPDGHRKLRRLLKAWVTAHPQYVYWQGLDSLTAPFLYLNFNNEELAFLSLFKFIPKYLQWFFLKDNSAVIKEYLSKFSQLTAFHEPLLAQHLASISFIPELFAIPWFLTMFSHVFPLHKILHLWDKLMLGDSSYPLFIGIAILRQLRSTLLSSGFNECILLFSDLPDIVMEGCVLESQKMYEATPKSITHRQHALRIHTLHDLDIGIDDVELKHLQQEQCPRISAKDVLHLLLNNPSELALVDLRSIVEYGRVHVPHSINIPFATVQLGEQRLDALPVPQLEAQLRGRIVVCVSNIHQHSVEFSHFLVACGIPRTCILHKGFNVLHSIEPNILISN; encoded by the exons CATCCGGGCGATGTGTGCGGCAGCAATGGACTACCGCTGACGCCCAATTCGATTGCGATTCTGGGCAGGGCGCAAAAGCTAAAGGACCTGCAGGACGAGCACTTGTGCCAGTACCTGGACGTGATACGCGGCAAGCATG AGCGCACCATTGTCGTCTCGGAGTACATGGGACTTTCTCTGGAGGATTATGCGAAACGGCAGCATCCTATGGCCTTGGGCCAGATCCTGCGCATCTTCTACCAGGTCGCCTGCGGCATTGATGTCCTCAGTCGGCATCATTTGGTGGCCCACAATCTCGAGCCCAAGCATATTCTCATCTCCCGGGACGGCCGGCAAGTGAAGCTCTTCAATTATGGCCTCCATCACATGACCAAGGGTGGCTGCTACGTGCCCTTTCCCATTGGCAACATCCGGTACATGGCGCCGGAGCGAGTGCTCGGCCTCAATGGCAACATTAAGAGCGATGTCTGGGCAATGGCACTCCTCATGGTGGAGTTCATATTCCAAATCGAACTCTGGCCCAAGCTGAAGCTTTCGAATGTAATCCGGAAGATCCTGGCCTTCGGCAGGAGTAACGGGGTGCTGGAGAAGATTGCCCGAGAGCATCAGTGCTATGATCGCTACGTGGCACTGGACAAGGAGCTGCAACAGCTGCTGGAGAGCTGTCTGCATGTTTCGCCGAAGAAACGTCCGCTGCCGGGGGAACTGCTGAAGCACCCGCTCTTCGAGGCGATAGCTTCGGAGATGAGCAAGGAAAACGAACTCCTGGAGTCTCTGGAGAAGGAGCCTGTGCCTCTGTTGCTGCGCTGCCCGCTCTCGCAGATCTACCACCTCTGGCAGCTGGCCGGCGGCGATGTCCAGGCGGAGCTGAAGAAGGAAGGACTCATCCGGAGCGAAGCTCCGATCCTGGGTCTGCCACAGATCGTGCGCCTCAGCGGGGTGAGCGTCTGTCCGGGACGAAGTCAGGCCCAGCTAATGGACGACCGGGTGGTGCCCCTCCGACTGCAGGCTCTGCTCCAGCGGCTGAGTCGCCTGCCGGCGAATGTCTACTTTCCGCTGCTGCACTCGCCGCGGTTTCCTGCCCAGAACGCCCGCGAACTCCAGGAGCTGCCGCTGGTGATTCGCGAAAAGGACATCGAGTACCAGTTCCAGCGAGTGCGTCTCTTTACGCGCCTCCTCCAGGGGCATCCGCACACGGCCGAGCATCTGCAGCGCGAGGCGTTGGTGGATGTCCCGCCGTTGTTGCGTGGCCCCATCTGGGCGGCCCTGCTCGAGGTGGTGCCCAATGGGAGCTACTGGAAGATCGACAAGTACACGGCCACCAGCACAGACCGCCAGATCGAGGTCGATATCCCGCGGTGTCATCAGTACGATGAGCTGCTTTCCTCTCCCGATGGGCACCGCAAGCTGCGCCGGTTACTGAAAGCCTGGGTCACGGCCCATCCGCAGTATGTCTACTGGCAGGGATTGGACTCCCTGACGGCACCATTTCTGTATCTAAACTTTAACAATGAGG AACTGGCCTTCCTCAGTCTGTTCAAGTTCATTCCAAAGTATCTCCAGTGGTTCTTCCTCAAGGACAACTCGGCGGTGATCAAGGAGTATCTGAGCAAGTTCTCGCAACTGACCGCCTTCCATGAGCCACTCCTAGCCCAGCACTTGGCCAGCATTAGCTTTATACCGGAGCTCTTTGCTATTCCCTGGTTCCTCACCATGTTCTCAC ACGTGTTCCCGCTGCACAAGATCCTCCATCTGTGGGACAAACTGATGTTGGGCGACAGTTCGTATCCCCTCTTCATTGGCATTGCTATTCTGCGCCAGCTACGCAGCACTCTGCTCTCCTCCGGGTTCAACGAGTGCATACTGCTCTTCTCCGATCTGCCGGATATCGTGATGGAAGGTTGTGTCCTGGAGTCCCAGAAAATGTACGAAGCCACACCGAAAAGTATAACGCACCGCCAGCATGCCCTCCGCATCCATACCCTACATGATTTG GACATTGGCATCGATGACGTGGAACTGAAGCACTTGCAGCAGGAGCAGTGCCCCCGGATCAGTGCCAAGGATGTGCTCCACTTGCTGCTCAACAATCCCTCGGAACTGGCGCTGGTGGATCTGCGCAGCATTGTGGAGTATGGAAGGGTGCATGTGCCGCACAGCATCAACATACCGTTCGCCACCGTTCAGCTGGGGGAGCAGCGACTGGACGCGTTGCCCGTGCCCCAGCTGGAGGCCCAATTGAGGGGCAGGATTGTGGTGTGTGTTAGCAACATTCATCAGCATTCCGTGGAG TTTTCACACTTTCTGGTGGCCTGCGGCATTCCACGCACCTGCATCCTCCACAAAGGATTCAATGTCCTGCACTCCATCGAGCCAAATATACTCATCTCGAATTGA